Below is a window of Microcoleus sp. AS-A8 DNA.
ATTCTACCCCCTGATGGAAAGCGATAGGGATGGGCGAGGCGGGGGATGTTCTAGAAGTAGCTTGCTATAGAAAAGACGGCGTCTCCATTGATATCGATTTTGAGATGGCACCCGTACAAGAGACCCAAGGCAACAGAAGCGGTGTCATGAGTATTGTTACTGATCTGACTCAGCACGAGAGTGACCCACATTAGCACAACAAGAGGCTACGGAAAAAGCTATTAAACAGGTGCAACCCATGAAATCAGCAGGTCTGAATCAGACGGAGCTGTTCAATGATATTTTGAGAATTGGCACAGTCAAAGCAGGTAAACTAGATTTTAAGCCATCACCGATGGATTTGGTAGAGTCTTGCAGTGTATTTAGTTGATGAAATGCAACGCAGTGACAGTCACTCTTCCATTCAATAGTTACAGTCAAACGGATGAAGAAAATTCTAGTCATTGAGGA
It encodes the following:
- a CDS encoding PAS domain-containing protein, with product MGEAGDVLEVACYRKDGVSIDIDFEMAPVQETQGNRSGVMSIVTDLTQHESDPH